A single genomic interval of Aureliella helgolandensis harbors:
- a CDS encoding NfeD family protein → MHLGPNHEQKRSLVKPVNQLSALLKFIVTMGLSIALGLLGLAAPAQAQSVDDQGGVAPAAPEELRQGYVVPVDLPLIGQRDEQIRRQITQISDSHPGAEQRPVVVLQFRASTAQGAANADESGGLGTRGSQFERCLALARFLTSPEASRVRLIAYLSESVEGHAVLPVLACEEILAAPSAELGKAAIDEPLDATIEGAYRDVVARRATLPEAVVLSMLDARAEVYNVTLSDGTTQVATRDELAELRAAGEVQREETLWAGGALALYSGNQLRSRRWISRTVTDTTELMAALDLKGTLRTARQLPRQWRPVMLTLSGAMSNSRVSQVIRSVSEQVDQQQVNLLVVRLEPTECDFTTAARLASYIASQESETLYSLALVNGDVRGPIGLVATACDETVLMATATLGMDAERPIVLSDSPAVQRELGDLASTSERPLPLLSLLVDRDVRVHEYIQQESGQRAIFADWQVALQADAQLWLAKDQVAGGEEIPKDIALRYRLIDSVDDSEAIALSRLGVDQMPRELKMPWLDASIEMILSQGWLPRLLLTIGFLALMAELGNPGIGVGGLLASVCFMGFFWIEGLNGNVEALEVLLFIGGLVALAIELFVIPGFGMFGIGGLLMLLISVVLASQTFIWPTTSAQLGEFAENLFWVACMALGGMIGLLVMHKQLERSPLLKWISLEPTVDSDLDELEDRESLAHREHLLGQSGLTTTRLNPSGKAQFGNDIVAVVGAGGMIAAGVPVRVVEVRGPLVIVTSLE, encoded by the coding sequence GTGCATTTAGGTCCGAATCACGAACAGAAAAGATCCTTGGTGAAGCCCGTCAATCAACTCTCTGCCCTATTGAAATTCATCGTCACGATGGGTCTGTCGATCGCGTTGGGGCTGTTGGGCCTCGCTGCACCAGCCCAGGCACAGTCCGTGGATGATCAGGGAGGCGTTGCCCCCGCCGCTCCAGAGGAGCTGCGGCAGGGATATGTCGTGCCCGTGGACTTGCCCTTAATTGGTCAGCGCGATGAGCAGATTCGACGGCAAATTACGCAGATTTCGGACTCGCATCCGGGAGCTGAACAGCGGCCGGTTGTCGTGTTGCAGTTTCGAGCTAGTACCGCCCAAGGGGCAGCAAACGCCGATGAGTCGGGTGGGCTAGGGACCCGTGGGAGTCAATTTGAGCGTTGTTTGGCATTAGCCCGATTTTTGACGAGTCCTGAAGCGTCGCGCGTAAGGCTGATCGCCTATCTCAGCGAGTCGGTGGAGGGCCATGCCGTTTTACCCGTCTTGGCCTGCGAGGAAATTTTGGCGGCGCCCTCTGCTGAATTGGGGAAAGCGGCTATCGATGAGCCACTCGACGCAACCATCGAAGGCGCGTACCGCGATGTCGTAGCCCGCCGCGCCACGCTGCCCGAGGCGGTCGTCCTGTCCATGCTCGACGCGCGGGCAGAAGTCTACAACGTCACGTTGTCCGATGGTACGACCCAAGTCGCCACACGCGACGAATTGGCCGAGTTGAGAGCGGCTGGCGAGGTGCAACGGGAAGAGACGCTATGGGCCGGGGGAGCTCTCGCGCTCTATAGCGGCAATCAGCTGCGATCGCGACGTTGGATTTCTCGGACCGTTACCGATACCACCGAGTTGATGGCAGCACTCGATCTCAAAGGTACGCTGCGGACCGCCCGGCAGCTGCCGCGCCAGTGGCGACCAGTAATGCTGACTCTATCGGGGGCAATGTCCAATAGTCGTGTCAGCCAGGTGATTCGATCGGTCAGTGAGCAAGTGGATCAACAGCAAGTTAATCTGCTGGTCGTGCGTCTGGAGCCGACCGAGTGCGATTTCACGACGGCCGCCCGACTGGCGAGCTACATCGCATCGCAGGAGTCGGAGACTCTGTACAGCTTGGCCTTAGTGAATGGCGATGTGCGAGGCCCAATCGGTCTAGTGGCGACAGCCTGTGATGAAACCGTGCTGATGGCCACTGCCACGCTTGGCATGGATGCGGAGCGACCAATTGTGTTGAGCGACTCTCCCGCCGTACAACGAGAATTGGGAGATCTGGCGTCCACCTCCGAACGTCCTCTACCGCTGCTCTCGCTGCTGGTCGATCGCGATGTGCGGGTCCACGAATACATCCAGCAAGAGAGCGGACAGCGAGCGATTTTTGCAGATTGGCAAGTCGCATTGCAAGCGGATGCTCAGTTGTGGCTGGCTAAAGATCAAGTCGCAGGCGGAGAGGAGATTCCCAAAGACATCGCTCTCCGCTATCGATTGATTGACTCGGTGGATGACTCGGAGGCAATTGCGCTCTCCCGGCTAGGGGTCGACCAGATGCCGCGCGAGCTGAAAATGCCTTGGCTCGACGCATCGATCGAAATGATCCTGTCCCAAGGGTGGTTGCCACGCCTGTTGCTCACCATAGGGTTTTTGGCATTGATGGCCGAGCTGGGGAATCCCGGTATTGGAGTCGGTGGACTCTTGGCAAGCGTCTGCTTCATGGGCTTCTTCTGGATCGAAGGACTCAATGGCAACGTCGAAGCTTTGGAGGTCTTGCTGTTCATCGGTGGGCTGGTTGCCCTGGCAATTGAGTTGTTCGTCATTCCTGGATTCGGCATGTTTGGGATTGGGGGGCTGCTCATGCTCTTGATTTCAGTCGTGCTCGCCAGTCAAACCTTTATATGGCCAACGACTTCCGCGCAACTGGGCGAGTTTGCTGAGAACCTGTTTTGGGTGGCCTGCATGGCGTTAGGGGGAATGATTGGCCTACTGGTGATGCACAAGCAACTCGAACGCTCCCCCTTATTGAAATGGATTTCACTCGAGCCGACGGTAGATAGTGATCTAGACGAATTGGAAGATCGCGAGTCCTTGGCACATCGCGAGCATCTGCTGGGGCAGTCTGGTCTGACGACCACGCGGCTGAACCCCTCGGGAAAAGCACAGTTTGGCAACGACATCGTAGCTGTGGTGGGAGCGGGCGGAATGATCGCCGCCGGTGTTCCGGTGCGCGTGGTTGAAGTCCGTGGACCGTTGGTTATTGTCACCTCATTGGAATAG
- a CDS encoding site-2 protease family protein: protein MKIGTAGGIGVYIHWSFWMLIAFYLINETRHGGFAAGLFAVAFVLSIFACVVAHEFGHAGAAALFGIRTRDITLLPIGGVARLERMPEKPMQELVIAVAGPAVNVVIAGLLLVAILVRAETVDPAHLETMQFSYMEGLFAANVFLVLFNMLPVFPMDGGRVLRSILAMWTTHLRATEIAARIGRWMALALAIYAIYTLQFTLLLLAGFVFVAGTAELMAARVRAMGAAAQGGAPNPFGKMWPNQQAEGSWSYSGGQVQRSSQGQNDPGVIDAVSVREVRE from the coding sequence ATGAAGATCGGTACCGCTGGAGGAATTGGGGTCTACATCCATTGGTCTTTTTGGATGTTGATCGCCTTTTATTTGATAAATGAAACGAGGCACGGAGGATTCGCCGCGGGACTCTTTGCGGTGGCGTTTGTGCTCAGTATCTTTGCTTGTGTGGTAGCCCATGAATTTGGGCATGCCGGTGCGGCAGCTTTGTTTGGCATCCGCACTCGGGATATCACTTTGCTTCCGATAGGAGGTGTTGCGCGGCTGGAGCGCATGCCCGAGAAACCGATGCAGGAGTTGGTCATCGCCGTAGCGGGGCCAGCGGTCAATGTTGTCATCGCGGGGCTGCTCCTGGTGGCGATTCTAGTCCGGGCAGAAACCGTCGATCCGGCGCATTTGGAGACGATGCAGTTTAGCTACATGGAGGGCTTGTTCGCCGCCAATGTGTTCTTAGTACTGTTCAACATGCTGCCGGTATTCCCCATGGATGGCGGACGTGTGCTGCGTAGCATTTTAGCCATGTGGACCACTCACCTCCGAGCGACGGAGATTGCCGCGCGCATCGGACGCTGGATGGCACTGGCGCTGGCGATCTACGCGATCTACACGCTGCAGTTCACCCTGCTGCTGCTAGCGGGCTTTGTATTCGTGGCGGGAACCGCCGAGTTGATGGCTGCTCGAGTTCGAGCGATGGGGGCGGCCGCTCAAGGTGGAGCTCCCAACCCGTTTGGTAAGATGTGGCCCAACCAGCAAGCTGAGGGGAGTTGGAGCTACAGTGGTGGGCAGGTACAGCGCTCCTCGCAGGGGCAAAATGACCCGGGAGTGATTGACGCGGTCAGCGTTCGCGAGGTCCGTGAGTGA
- the fliD gene encoding flagellar filament capping protein FliD, which yields MGRIQSSVGLVTGVAIDDTVDQLMGLNAVPRDRLVSRTTQLQQEQTAVTELMTQIVGLQLSTDRLGQDSLYSATSVTSSKSDVLTAKNTGSAKLGSYSFIPVRQAQSQQLTSSLYSSSAQKLTEGEIVIHQGGFLDESVSLDELNGGAGVSRGAIRITDRSGASQKIDLRFAENANDVVDAINSNDALGIVASLEGDHFVLKDISGATLSNLKVEDVDGGTTARDLGLSGISTTDTTAEGRSVQTLAVNTSLRSLLDGRGIDLPSSGAALKFSLKDGTSFSLTSEIDTQTGSVGQLLDEINAAGNGKVEAQISTDGKSVAINDLTSGSASFTISSPQGDLAAQLGLDVAASGGTITGDHLIAGLSDTLLDSLSVGGGYPSLGDLDITNRAGSTTTIDLSGARTLHDVIDTINDASAGVTAQLNRTKTGIEILDTTGSTSHDLVIADGDATDSASKLQIEGAFAKSSVDSGSLNKKYVTRSTSLQDFNHGQEFPLGAFKITDSAGKSVSLNLSTRQPETIGNVIDEINKLGIGVEARLNETGDGLLLLDTANGSGSLTVSDVGNSSSAKTLGIAGTSSALTVGGTAAVGIDGAQTIRIKTDSETTLANLAEQINALGSSPVNANILNLNSSGGVRLMLNSTSSGAQGRVALDSDIGITFSETTRGQNALLAFGANGTSGGVLVSSATNTFDGIVEDVQFTIADTSTSPVTVTVSENTETISKQVEAFVTQFNKMRDKLDSLTVFDVDTNSVGVLFGSSSALRVDLGYGRLLSGAFRGAGDISSLREVGIQLNENGKLDFDKEKFSSAIAKDPGAVKEFFTTEDSGFAAKAKALADSLASVETGSLLNRSNSLQSQIEQNNKRIESFNTRLDKQRTRLLTQFYNMEQTIAKLQQNLTSINGLQIIPPLGS from the coding sequence ATGGGACGAATACAATCCAGTGTAGGACTCGTGACCGGTGTAGCCATCGACGATACGGTCGATCAGCTAATGGGGCTCAATGCGGTCCCTCGTGACCGTTTGGTGAGCCGCACAACTCAGCTCCAACAAGAGCAAACTGCCGTCACCGAACTGATGACCCAAATTGTCGGTTTGCAACTTTCCACCGACCGACTTGGGCAGGATTCACTCTATTCGGCCACCTCCGTAACCAGTAGCAAATCCGATGTACTGACGGCGAAGAACACCGGCTCTGCCAAGCTTGGATCCTACAGTTTCATCCCTGTTCGGCAGGCTCAAAGCCAACAACTCACCAGCTCACTCTACTCCTCCAGCGCTCAAAAGTTGACCGAAGGTGAAATCGTCATCCACCAAGGTGGCTTTTTAGATGAATCGGTCAGCCTCGATGAGCTCAACGGAGGCGCTGGCGTCTCGCGCGGCGCCATACGCATCACAGATCGTAGCGGTGCAAGCCAAAAAATCGATCTCCGGTTTGCCGAAAATGCAAACGATGTGGTTGATGCGATCAATTCCAATGACGCATTGGGGATTGTCGCCAGCCTGGAAGGAGACCATTTTGTTCTCAAAGATATATCGGGCGCTACGCTCAGCAACTTGAAAGTCGAAGACGTTGATGGCGGCACAACCGCTCGCGACCTGGGACTCAGCGGCATCTCGACGACAGACACTACAGCTGAGGGTAGAAGCGTTCAAACACTGGCTGTGAACACTTCACTCCGGTCTCTGCTCGACGGGCGTGGAATCGATCTTCCAAGTTCTGGGGCCGCCCTCAAATTCAGTCTGAAAGACGGCACTTCTTTCTCGCTCACCTCAGAAATTGACACGCAAACGGGCAGTGTCGGACAATTGCTGGACGAAATCAATGCTGCTGGAAACGGCAAAGTTGAGGCCCAGATCAGCACCGACGGAAAATCGGTTGCAATCAACGATTTAACAAGCGGTTCGGCAAGCTTCACGATATCTAGCCCGCAGGGCGACCTCGCAGCCCAACTAGGCCTGGATGTCGCAGCCAGCGGTGGCACGATCACTGGCGACCATTTGATCGCAGGCCTGAGCGACACACTCCTCGATAGCCTCAGTGTGGGAGGCGGCTACCCGAGCCTCGGCGACCTGGACATTACCAATCGGGCTGGTAGCACTACGACCATCGACCTATCCGGTGCGAGAACCCTGCACGATGTGATTGACACCATCAACGATGCATCCGCCGGTGTCACCGCCCAACTGAATCGCACCAAGACCGGTATTGAAATTCTCGACACGACCGGCTCAACCTCCCATGATCTTGTCATTGCGGACGGCGATGCGACCGATTCGGCCAGCAAGCTTCAGATCGAAGGCGCGTTTGCGAAGAGTTCCGTAGATAGCGGATCGCTGAACAAGAAATACGTGACCCGCAGTACGAGCCTACAGGATTTCAACCACGGCCAGGAATTCCCCTTAGGTGCGTTCAAGATAACGGACTCCGCAGGCAAATCGGTTTCCCTAAATCTGAGTACGCGACAGCCAGAGACGATTGGTAATGTCATCGATGAGATCAATAAGCTCGGAATTGGCGTCGAAGCCCGATTGAACGAAACCGGAGATGGTTTGCTACTGCTAGACACGGCCAACGGCTCCGGCAGTCTCACGGTCAGTGACGTGGGCAATAGCTCGTCCGCGAAAACTCTCGGAATCGCTGGCACCAGTTCGGCATTGACCGTTGGTGGAACGGCCGCCGTTGGGATTGACGGCGCACAAACGATCCGCATCAAGACCGACTCCGAAACGACCCTTGCCAACTTAGCAGAACAGATCAATGCACTCGGAAGCAGTCCCGTCAATGCCAACATCCTCAACCTCAACAGCTCTGGCGGCGTGCGTCTGATGCTGAACAGCACTTCCTCGGGTGCTCAAGGTAGAGTTGCTCTCGATTCCGATATCGGCATCACGTTCTCGGAAACAACACGGGGGCAAAACGCACTGCTGGCATTCGGAGCGAATGGTACCAGTGGCGGCGTTCTCGTGTCTTCAGCGACCAACACCTTCGACGGTATTGTGGAGGATGTGCAATTCACCATCGCGGACACTTCCACCAGTCCAGTGACGGTGACGGTATCCGAAAATACGGAAACCATTTCGAAACAAGTCGAGGCCTTCGTCACCCAATTCAACAAGATGCGTGACAAGCTTGATTCGCTAACCGTCTTCGACGTGGACACCAACAGCGTTGGAGTTCTGTTCGGCTCCAGCTCCGCCTTGAGAGTCGATCTTGGCTATGGCAGGCTACTCTCCGGCGCGTTCCGCGGAGCTGGTGATATCAGCTCATTACGCGAAGTTGGTATCCAGCTCAACGAAAATGGCAAACTCGATTTTGATAAGGAAAAATTCTCCTCTGCAATAGCCAAGGATCCCGGGGCCGTCAAAGAATTCTTCACTACGGAAGATTCGGGCTTTGCCGCGAAAGCAAAAGCACTGGCAGATAGCTTGGCAAGTGTCGAAACCGGCTCATTGCTCAATCGCTCCAATTCCCTGCAATCTCAAATCGAACAGAACAATAAGCGGATTGAATCGTTCAACACGCGACTTGATAAACAGCGCACCCGCCTGTTGACTCAGTTCTACAACATGGAACAAACGATCGCCAAACTGCAGCAGAATTTGACCTCCATCAATGGCTTGCAGATTATTCCACCGCTTGGCAGCTAA
- a CDS encoding flagellin — protein sequence MAGDAGIQTSVLSTGTDAVDPLTGFTLSALNNGAADGAKGNDTTIVTTSGTTTGATYDADTDTLTLTAAADATIDDLVNAINTDLAGTFQASNKVNGSYKYSSADNASTGSLLSGGLSPTLAGNFDIEAVNGEAADGAAGIGGTLSFAAGATTEAIYDAENNVLNITVAEGATVQDVTDAIDAEGTFVTKNVLNGNAIFSDSDYGVNAAALAGGTDAVASDVITVTADEGSPSFDGRTITLNADNSLASGTANASLDDDGNIVVNVSSNGGVNVGTIATAIDELEGFGATVTATDGDGSYDIDNDTAAATTALSGGLFGGGLNADLVVQLTGANGSEVLQFQKGADIESIIQSVNLVSDATGIKASNDGGNLKLDSTSYGSDSLVAVEVIKEGEGGTFASGLSTSRAKGTDIVATVNGTLADGKGNTLSLNSATLDLSLTVADGSSTSVAFTVTGGGAQFQLGPDVVSNQQARLGIGSLNTAKLGSANGRLYELASGGAKALATDATGASQVIDDVINKVTNLRGRLGAFQATTLESNLVSLGETVANLTEAESSIRDADFAKESAALTRAQILVQSGTSVLGIANQNPQNVLSLLR from the coding sequence GTGGCTGGCGATGCCGGCATTCAAACGAGCGTCTTGTCGACAGGGACTGATGCGGTAGACCCTCTGACCGGCTTTACCCTCTCCGCCCTGAACAATGGTGCAGCCGATGGAGCCAAGGGTAATGATACCACGATCGTTACCACTTCGGGTACAACGACGGGTGCAACCTACGACGCGGACACCGATACGCTAACCCTCACCGCAGCCGCGGACGCTACGATCGATGACTTGGTCAATGCCATCAACACCGACTTGGCAGGCACTTTCCAAGCGTCGAACAAGGTCAATGGCAGCTATAAGTACTCTTCCGCGGACAACGCCTCCACGGGCTCGCTATTGAGCGGTGGTCTCAGCCCCACTTTGGCCGGTAACTTCGATATCGAAGCAGTCAACGGTGAGGCTGCGGATGGTGCTGCGGGCATCGGTGGAACGCTTAGCTTTGCTGCTGGTGCAACCACTGAAGCAATTTACGATGCAGAAAACAACGTCCTGAACATCACCGTCGCAGAGGGAGCTACCGTCCAAGACGTGACCGATGCGATCGATGCTGAAGGTACGTTCGTTACCAAGAATGTCCTGAACGGCAACGCCATCTTCAGCGACTCGGATTACGGCGTCAATGCGGCCGCTCTGGCTGGCGGCACCGATGCGGTCGCCTCGGACGTGATTACGGTAACAGCCGATGAAGGATCGCCAAGCTTCGACGGTCGAACCATCACGCTCAATGCGGACAACTCCCTGGCCAGCGGCACCGCGAATGCTTCGCTGGACGATGATGGGAATATCGTTGTCAATGTGAGCAGCAATGGTGGGGTCAACGTCGGCACCATCGCTACTGCGATCGATGAACTCGAGGGCTTCGGCGCGACGGTCACCGCCACTGACGGCGACGGTTCCTACGATATTGACAACGACACTGCAGCCGCAACTACAGCACTCAGCGGTGGGCTCTTCGGTGGTGGCCTCAACGCTGATCTAGTTGTTCAGCTGACTGGTGCAAACGGTTCTGAAGTACTGCAGTTCCAGAAGGGTGCTGACATCGAAAGCATCATTCAATCGGTCAACTTGGTTTCTGACGCGACTGGCATCAAGGCCTCAAACGATGGTGGAAATCTCAAGCTGGATAGTACGTCCTACGGTTCAGACTCCTTGGTGGCTGTTGAAGTCATCAAGGAAGGAGAAGGTGGAACGTTCGCTAGCGGCCTCAGCACTTCCCGTGCGAAGGGAACGGATATCGTCGCGACCGTCAATGGAACTCTGGCGGACGGCAAGGGCAACACCCTGTCCTTGAACTCAGCCACGCTGGACCTTAGCCTGACCGTTGCTGATGGTTCATCCACCAGTGTTGCCTTCACGGTTACCGGAGGTGGTGCACAGTTCCAACTCGGCCCAGACGTGGTCAGCAATCAGCAAGCTCGATTGGGAATCGGCAGCCTCAATACTGCTAAATTAGGCAGTGCCAACGGCCGTCTCTACGAACTGGCCTCAGGCGGTGCAAAAGCACTGGCCACCGATGCCACCGGAGCATCACAGGTGATCGACGATGTGATCAATAAGGTTACCAACCTTCGTGGTCGACTCGGTGCCTTCCAAGCCACGACGCTGGAGAGCAACTTGGTTTCGCTGGGCGAAACAGTCGCGAACCTAACAGAAGCCGAAAGCTCGATTCGGGATGCCGACTTCGCGAAGGAGTCTGCCGCGTTGACTCGAGCACAAATCCTGGTTCAATCCGGTACATCAGTACTGGGGATCGCCAACCAGAATCCTCAAAACGTACTCAGTCTTCTACGATAA
- the csrA gene encoding carbon storage regulator CsrA, protein MLVLSRHRDESIMIGDDVVITIVDIRGDKVRLGIEAPQDIPVHRQEVYEAIKRENQKAGHIQPGETRSLGNRHR, encoded by the coding sequence ATGTTGGTGCTGTCGCGACACAGAGACGAGAGCATCATGATCGGTGATGACGTAGTCATCACAATAGTCGATATTCGAGGCGATAAAGTACGGCTGGGGATCGAAGCCCCGCAAGACATCCCAGTCCATCGTCAAGAAGTTTACGAAGCGATCAAACGAGAAAATCAAAAGGCTGGACATATTCAGCCTGGTGAAACTCGTTCGCTTGGCAATCGACACCGATAG
- the fliW gene encoding flagellar assembly protein FliW, with protein MLVQTSRFGNVEASHEDILIFPQGLIGFESSRQWLILPDPENQEVAWLQSVAQTQVALPLVSPRKFATDYKVNIGKRQLAPLKLRNTDRVFIFNVVSKSGKTLTANLRSPIVINLTARLACQVITSDALPLALPISLGSTPAIRMAA; from the coding sequence ATGCTGGTTCAGACAAGCCGATTCGGAAATGTGGAAGCGAGCCACGAAGACATATTGATTTTTCCGCAAGGGCTGATTGGCTTCGAGTCGAGTCGCCAGTGGCTGATCTTGCCAGATCCGGAGAATCAGGAAGTGGCATGGCTACAGTCGGTAGCCCAAACCCAAGTCGCCCTTCCCTTGGTGAGCCCTCGAAAATTTGCCACGGACTATAAGGTCAATATCGGCAAACGCCAATTGGCACCGCTGAAACTGCGGAATACCGACCGGGTGTTTATCTTCAATGTTGTCAGCAAATCGGGCAAGACGCTTACCGCGAATTTGCGCAGCCCCATCGTGATCAATCTCACCGCGCGACTGGCGTGTCAGGTCATCACCTCCGACGCTCTGCCACTTGCCTTGCCGATCAGTTTGGGAAGCACCCCAGCGATACGAATGGCCGCTTAG
- a CDS encoding sigma 54-interacting transcriptional regulator, with product MTAEYRGGNSRSLAKKLDQSSHCVAILDQKATILFANSSLCRLAKVEATQLVGKQCLGNIGSDEEPLANLLSLLAPPANARQGQFAWRQLTTPPVFGSSISGQLFTPLLGDSGEVWLTIVYLGEWEQIKGQMLSVQGTPALGRRSEEQVLANLRSRWKTLAPFTPLIGESPAIDLAMTRAQLAIQNDCNVLISGAAQTGKQEVVEAIFARRLRLASTPVHSGRLFPIECGVVDAELLSGMLEVFSGRRLEGVPRGSQQLLLDNLQLLDLDCVEVLTDWYSSQQNTCSLAATLQTSHRPAANPLHSVTNEFSQRGGKWPKLLSILGQIDIHLPPLSERREDIAPLATQILSDFCSRQQKPQMRFSLDALDLLSAYTWHRNLIGLREAIESAVERAVLVPTLQVEHLPTAIRTFASSAGQPHARVQPIEMDTVLLELETLMLKRALKLSPRNRAQVARLLGISRPRLLRRIEQLGLEPPQDATPQSPRPSS from the coding sequence ATGACTGCAGAATATCGAGGCGGCAACAGCCGTAGCTTGGCAAAAAAGCTAGACCAATCCAGCCATTGCGTCGCTATCCTCGATCAGAAAGCAACGATTCTGTTTGCGAATTCCTCGCTGTGCCGACTCGCCAAAGTCGAGGCCACGCAGTTGGTCGGTAAACAATGCTTGGGAAACATTGGCAGCGATGAGGAGCCGCTGGCTAACCTTCTGAGCCTCCTGGCACCACCGGCCAACGCCCGCCAAGGACAATTTGCCTGGAGACAGCTCACCACTCCCCCCGTCTTCGGCTCTTCGATCTCCGGCCAACTCTTCACCCCCCTATTGGGAGACTCCGGTGAGGTTTGGCTCACTATCGTCTATTTGGGGGAATGGGAGCAGATCAAAGGGCAAATGCTCTCTGTGCAAGGCACGCCAGCCTTGGGGCGGCGTTCCGAGGAGCAGGTGCTGGCCAATCTGCGCAGCCGATGGAAGACCCTTGCGCCTTTCACGCCATTGATTGGCGAGAGTCCGGCCATTGACTTGGCGATGACTCGGGCCCAATTAGCGATTCAGAACGACTGCAATGTATTGATCTCTGGGGCAGCACAGACCGGCAAGCAGGAGGTGGTGGAAGCCATCTTTGCCCGGCGCCTGCGATTGGCCTCCACACCAGTCCATTCCGGGCGTTTGTTCCCCATTGAATGTGGTGTGGTCGATGCCGAATTGCTTTCAGGCATGTTGGAAGTCTTCAGCGGCCGCCGTCTGGAGGGCGTACCTCGAGGCAGTCAACAACTGCTCCTGGACAATCTTCAGCTGTTGGACCTCGATTGCGTGGAAGTATTAACCGACTGGTACAGTTCCCAGCAAAACACGTGCAGCCTCGCCGCCACGTTGCAGACGTCGCACCGTCCGGCCGCCAATCCATTGCATTCGGTGACGAACGAATTCAGCCAGCGGGGAGGAAAATGGCCCAAATTGCTATCCATCTTGGGACAAATTGACATCCATCTCCCGCCACTCAGCGAACGCCGAGAGGACATCGCGCCCCTAGCAACCCAAATCCTGTCCGATTTCTGCAGTCGGCAGCAGAAGCCACAAATGCGATTCTCTTTGGACGCCCTAGATCTGCTGAGTGCCTACACCTGGCACCGAAATCTCATCGGCTTGCGCGAGGCCATTGAGAGTGCGGTGGAACGAGCCGTGCTTGTCCCAACCCTTCAAGTAGAACATCTCCCCACGGCTATCCGGACTTTCGCCAGTTCTGCCGGACAGCCCCATGCCAGGGTCCAGCCCATCGAGATGGACACTGTCTTGCTGGAATTGGAGACGCTCATGTTGAAGCGCGCCCTCAAACTCTCTCCACGCAATCGAGCCCAAGTCGCAAGACTGTTGGGAATCAGCCGGCCACGCCTGCTGCGGCGCATCGAGCAACTCGGACTAGAGCCCCCCCAAGATGCAACACCACAAAGCCCCCGCCCAAGTTCCTAG